TAGTTTGCGTGTTGTATCCTAATTGTGTCTCTTGCAGCTGTTGTGACGCCGGTCAATGCGTGCCGGGTGTCCATGGCCGTAAAGGCGCTTAGCGAAGCGCGGGAAAGATTCACCACTTCAAGCGCCTTTGCTTACTAATCGTCCATCAAAGATCTTGGCCTTGGTAACTGTaatatgtttttttctcgACTCGACCATCAACGACGTACTGTCAGAATCAGACAGTGGTCATCGCTCCAGCAATCCTTCTCTTCATCAGGATACCCACTCTCCTTTTCATCTCCATGATATGTGCTCGCGGATTTTCTCAATAATCGCCCTTCTTTACGCCTTCTGTGTGATCAGTTTGGTTAATGCGCACCCCGGTAGCCATCATGGTTCATTCCTCCAGAAACATAACGGCCACAACCAACTTCACAATCGTCTAATTAGCAGGAACAATGTTACCGAATCTAGTATTGCTCCACAAGTCGAAAATCGAAGGCGAATCCGAAATTCATGTGTCAGGAAACCACAGGACACCATAAGCAGCACGTCTATCACTAGCAGTCATGTCTTAAGCACGCAGACACCCAAACCATCAAGTACAAATGTCGCCGCGACAAAGACAGCCAAGCTTGCTGCCGCTGGAATTCAAGCCAGTGCTGCACCCACCGCGGTCCGAACTTCCCCTGCGGACCCATACCTCCTAGAACTCTCCAAACCCTATAACAACGCGAACAATCCGCTCTTTAACAAAGTTTATGTCGGACAGATGACATACTAGTGAGTTCCTTGCTTCATTGTTTTTCCTGTTTTATTACATTGCTCATTTTTTGCAGCGCTCAGGGCCTTGGGGCTTGTGGCGACACCTACGATGATTCTTCCTTCACAGCCGCAGTCTCCAAACTATTGTATGATGCTTGGCCGGGGGCCACGGCCAGTAGAAATCGGTACGATCATCAAACTTTGTGTGTAAAAATAGAATAATATCTGATCTCCTACTGCGATGTACAGCAATCCCATTTGTGGCCCCTATGTTGGAGGACGCAAAATCATCAACGATCTTGGTCTGTTTGTCACAGCCGTTCCGGGCTCGGAATTCATCAACATCGGGGGCGACGGCTTCCCCAACTGTGATCCTCAATCCCAATGCCATGTACCTCTCACAGCAACCGTCAAGCACGGCAACAAATCTATCCAGGTGAAGATTGTCGACCGCTGTGAGGCCTGTGCGGAGGGTGATATTGATTTAACACCCACCGCATTTGCTGCTCTAGCCGATATGTCCTTAGGGAGGACGTCGGTAGAGTGGTCTTTCAACAAATAATCGTGGATTACGCTGGTTCGCTAAATTTTTTGTATTATTTACTTCTTAGGAACTGCTCAAGTGGAAGGTCAGAGACCTACAAGCACTAACTATGTAATGCGTAGCACTGCTTTGCTATATATCTATTGTGATAAATTGTTGATCTTTGGGGCCGACGCACTTTTGAATTCTCGCATGATCAAAATGATCAATCACTTGTTCCCAACAAATGAAAACTGAACTGTCTTGGTAATTCAAGACTTGGAAGGCACCTTGCCAACTAATTTCAGTGCAGGTGAGAATTCGTTATCGCTGCTCTTGAAATAGATACACACCAGTGCAAGCGCTTATAAAGTGGGCAAATAGCATTTGTTAAACCAGTAATAGAAAAACTGGAATAATCAAGGATCCCGCCAACACCGCTAAAACCGACTGCAGCTTCAAGGAAGATGCAGCGGATGTATTGCCATGTCCGACTGCCAAAACCTGTTTTCTATAAACTTTGAGCGAGTTAATGCTCCAAGTTGCATTCTGCAGCAAATTTATCAAGGTTAATATCAATCCTATTGGCTCTCACTCACCTCAAAATTTGCAGGGTCCATTATACGATCTGCACAGGTGCCGGGGCAGCCACTCGTAGCATAAGAATTTCCAGCCCATACGCCTAAAATGGATGTTCGCTTAAACTTGGGATAATGATTCAATATTGTAAACGAAACAAACCACAAAATGTGATATCTATAAAGTTAATTGGGGAGGTCAGTTTGTTACAAGCTTGTGTATTGGGTGCATGAATTCCATGCTTACCAAAAACAATTGAATGATTGGCGAAGTATTTTGGAATATCACACATAGTGTTCCTGAGCATCGCAGATGGCACTCCCCACAGGGAAGGATTCGGCGTCCCTGCAGTTATGTCGGCAGGGATCGCAGCACGGAAAAAAGACCCTTAAACAAGGATTCAAGTTATGAGGACACAGGAATTGTCCATTCATACTCACAAACTGAAATATCATTTTCATCCCATTTCATGGCCAGGACGCCTCCTCCTTGAGATTCAAAAAATGGGCCATAGGAGGCTCTACTCCATTCCACCACATCGCATCCAATATTCACAGTTTCATTGGCCACACAGTCGGTATTCTGAATGTCGCCGATTAGTTAACAGTCGTTTAAACCAGAAAGAAATAAGTACCCCAACTTGACCTGTGAAGGTTGCGTTGGTATCAAAAATACAACCTTGAATTTGGTCAATATAATGGTTTTAATGAGCGGTTGAAGCGTTATATACCTGCGTCAGTGTGCCATGTTATCTGGTTATGTTCGTTATCGTGTACACCCTCCAGGATATCAATTTCGCCCACCTACATCGAACTTGATTATCCGTTCATGCTTTCTACAAATGAAGAAACTCACATGGGGCCAAGGGTTTCCAAAAGTCCAGAAAGCGGGCCAAATAGCTTTTCTACTATAAGACACCAACGACCGACAATGATGAAAACAACGTACCACAACCCCAAGGAGCTCTATTAAGGTCCAAAATAAACAGGCCAGTGGTATATATCTTTTGACTTGTGATTCTGATACTGATAGTTCCAAAGTAAATCAGCGAGTCGAACGAAACTAAACGATTTATGTTGGGGTTCGTTGTACCTTGCACGACTAGCATTAAATGGCAGAACCGAAGTGTCATCTGCTTTCATAAAAACCGTCCCATTATCTGCCACCCAGAATAATCCCATCTCTTGAGCGGTGGACTTATTGACATAGCTTTCGACAATTTTCTCGTTAGAATTTTCAGTATTACAGTAGAAGCTGATTGAACTAACTTTACTTGGCCGCTGATTATAGCAAAGTAATTAATCATAAGTATATGCTAATTTGACATAGTTCAGTGGTTTATTTCTCACTGTGTTGGATCGTCGACGTCAAAGAAATCCCATTCACTAGAGCGAAATATGTTAACGTCGACCAATACATAAAACTGGTAATGGATGCTTACTCAAAAAATGTCTGCCCTGCATACGTATCCTGTGGCAGCCAAATAAACGGAGTGCCATCAGGGTTGGTAAGGGTGCCAGAATCACTGTCATCCCTCTTTTGTGAGTTGAGAGAACGGCCCCATTTTGTCGGCCAGAGGCTCTCGTACGATTGATGAAGACTCTTCGCTAGCCTTGAAGAGACTCCGGCTTGATCTGGGAGGGCGGATATCAAAGTGACGATGATTAAGATTACAAGCAGACAAGATAGTGGATCTCTAGGTGTCATAACGATGTCGTCAGATGTTGTCGTGGAGAGAATCGAATTTAAGGGTGGCCGTGTGCCCTGGCAGTACAGTTCTGGTCTTTAAGGTTCACTGAGAGCCCTGAAATGCAGTGGAAGCTGGTGTTATATGTACAGAGAATCAGATTGTGGGGTTGGTCTTCAGCAAGAAAGCATGGTATACATGTGTTGAAAGTAAACTAACAAGTGTAACTTTCATTATGAGCGGGCAACCGACACCGGAAGTCCTCCGAGGAGCCCATCAGGCTCCGTCACGTATTGAAATTAAATTTAGAACATCCAGAATCATGTCAGTTCACACGGTGAGCTGCGGAAAAGTCCCGCATCCGAACGATTGCTAAAGACGAAAAGAGGCACAGCGCTGGGGCAAGTTGCTAGTCACGATACTGTCAATAATATTCTCCAGTCGAATTTCAAGAAAGTTGGTGTTAATACCGATGAGGTGCTTGTGTTAATGTCCGACGGTATGTTCTGCGGCTACAAACAGAAATCATTTTGCTTGCATCGTGGCCCAGCGCTCTGAACCTCGAGGCTTGGATATTAATTGCTCTACTTACCTTGATGTTCCTTCCGTCTTATGGGCTAATTTTATTTACGCTAAAAATAGGGTAATTACTTATATGAAATTGCAAATTTTCATATCTTGAGACTGTTTTAGCAGGCGATTGTCATGGTCTGCTTTGTTCAATTTCAATCATGAGCTTCAGTGCTTCCTCTGAGTTCTAACCACGTTTTATACCCAGGGAATTAGCAATTGTGGTATCGGCCTTTCAGTAATAACGCATACGTCACTTCCACCAGGCTTCTCCCACAAACGATCCGAGGCGTTTGTTAACGCTGGATCCAATTATTCTGCATCCTAGAGACTGGAGACCAAAAAAGTATGAAATGTCAATGAGCAGACTCTTTTAGAACCCAAAAATGTGGAAGAGCTCTTCAGGGTCTTCAAAAGAAATTATTCCTATGGCATGAACATGATCTTTCGGACGGCGGTAGTGCTGATATAATGGGCGCCTAATCTCAGGATGTGACTGTGTATCGAAGCGAAATCAATATTGCCTTACATACCCTTACATGTTATCAGGTTCTCATAGTGAGATATAATCTCAAATGACACTCGTGGGGGTTTCAGTAAGGATCCAGGGTGTGATAGCCACTTATAGGTGTGTGGTAAGTATGGCAATGTAAGTAAATAGCAATGAAGAAACGATTGATCAATATGTGTACATATAATTGCTGCATctgcaattttttttgttggaaCCCTTGTATTGTATAGTACAAATGATGAATAGATAGCAAAGCAGTCCATGCACGTAGAGTAATGTAGAGTACTGAGGGTCAGGATGTCTATGTGTGTCGTGTGTGTCGTCTAATTACCCAAGAGTCTCCTGGAGGCATGTCTAAGGCTTGGTTAACGATACAGGAGTGCCGTCGAGCGATTATTGTATCGGTGGGTGTGACTTGCTCTCTTAGGTCCAGAATTCTGTGAAAGATGCGTCATCGTCAGTAAAAATCAAATCACACGGATCGGGAGGATGGAACTAACAGCCTGCATGCCTATATCACAAGCGTCAGGTTAAGAAATACCCTGATGACTAAATATAAACATACCACGACATTTGAAACGATAAGAATCACAGGTAGTCCTATGCCGGTGTGATAACTTGGTGGA
This portion of the Psilocybe cubensis strain MGC-MH-2018 chromosome 12, whole genome shotgun sequence genome encodes:
- a CDS encoding putative glycosidase C21B10.07; translation: MTPRDPLSCLLVILIIVTLISALPDQAGVSSRLAKSLHQSYESLWPTKWGRSLNSQKRDDSDSGTLTNPDGTPFIWLPQDTYAGQTFFDEWDFFDVDDPTHYVNKSTAQEMGLFWVADNGTVFMKADDTSVLPFNASRASIRITSQKIYTTGLFILDLNRAPWGCAIWPAFWTFGNPWPHVGEIDILEGVHDNEHNQITWHTDAGCIFDTNATFTGQVGNTDCVANETVNIGCDVVEWSRASYGPFFESQGGGVLAMKWDENDISVWSFFRAAIPADITAGTPNPSLWGVPSAMLRNTMCDIPKYFANHSIVFDITFCGVWAGNSYATSGCPGTCADRIMDPANFENATWSINSLKVYRKQVLAVGHGNTSAASSLKLQSVLAVLAGSLIIPVFLLLV